A genomic segment from [Flavobacterium] thermophilum encodes:
- a CDS encoding Protein of uncharacterised function (DUF1189): MMNVFVQLWKSLYSPKDIARFRFQGIGKTIGYLFLLTLLSVLPTFYYASTSLAESIRTTSALLRNDLPPFSIENGELRSEAAEPIHIDQGGFTIVFDSTGKVTRREVERLPNAIALLKHEAVLVAGYQAQHYSYATFPDVTITDEDVRVFIASLQSLLPVLIPLFGLVLYVLACAGKFVSVCLLAFFGLMFAGMLDKKLRYRHTWIMSAYAITLSTVFFALMETVQTIVPYSTFIHWFVSLAVLFLAVKEVPASAQRNS, translated from the coding sequence ATGATGAATGTATTCGTCCAACTATGGAAAAGCCTATATTCCCCCAAAGACATCGCCCGTTTTCGATTTCAAGGAATTGGAAAAACAATTGGCTATTTGTTTTTGCTGACGCTTTTATCCGTTCTCCCAACTTTTTACTATGCTTCAACGTCGCTAGCTGAGAGCATTCGCACGACAAGCGCTTTGTTGCGTAACGACCTCCCGCCCTTTTCGATTGAAAACGGCGAGCTTCGCTCAGAAGCGGCTGAACCGATTCATATTGACCAAGGTGGATTTACGATCGTTTTTGACAGCACGGGTAAGGTGACGAGACGGGAAGTAGAACGGTTGCCGAATGCCATCGCCTTGTTGAAACATGAGGCTGTGCTCGTCGCCGGCTATCAGGCGCAGCACTACAGCTATGCCACGTTTCCAGACGTAACCATCACTGATGAGGACGTGCGCGTGTTTATTGCCAGCTTGCAGTCGCTTCTCCCGGTTCTTATTCCGCTTTTCGGGCTTGTTTTATATGTGCTCGCTTGCGCGGGGAAATTCGTCAGCGTTTGCTTACTCGCTTTCTTTGGCCTCATGTTTGCCGGCATGTTAGACAAAAAGCTTCGCTACCGTCATACATGGATCATGTCGGCTTATGCGATTACGCTGTCGACGGTCTTTTTTGCTTTAATGGAAACAGTCCAAACGATCGTGCCGTATAGCACCTTTATCCATTGGTTCGTTTCGCTCGCCGTTCTCTTTTTGGCGGTGAAGGAAGTTCCTGCCTCAGCCCAGCGAAACAGCTAG
- the mcpB_2 gene encoding H3, whose amino-acid sequence MKKTRREMKLQNQLIILFVGIVAISVGLVGAVSYAKAKKEAMQAIEQRLERETDMMYELVQNLLFMYIGDQEQFMERVNEGVRKQQAELMQDGVPAEFFLVAETVRPFYISRRSQLLLPETLTEHMKKKRNGISYAVINGKDYTLVYRNIQELKGIYVIAVPTSSYMTAVRQMAVFILAATLISACAASLVIIAFVRTVIAPIVSLQRAMKKVANGDLSSDLSIISRTREIQSLSASFQQMVRNMREMIYRISVTTEQLSDKGEQLKTVSKKTVESNQELMEAVGMVKSGAAETASSSDATITFFQRMKENMVQVTDQMEMIQESSQHMNTAALEGGRQIKQLTQSIQALEQEIAQMAGAVKKVESYSSSVANIVQVIRTIAEQTKYLSLNATIEAARAGEAGKGFAVVAKEIRRLAEQSGKAVESIAKTTEEMVDVIIATTKQGMLVSERFSTYMQTAYRSKCSFEELLREIAVVTEKIEGMKRHMGELANSVPPMEQVTISFVSTAQQTLASAEQMLHSSHTQTTDMKAMYRIGLELIELGQTLRQSVKQFETAG is encoded by the coding sequence ATGAAAAAAACACGAAGAGAGATGAAGTTGCAAAACCAGTTAATCATTTTATTTGTCGGCATTGTAGCCATCTCAGTTGGACTGGTTGGCGCAGTATCGTATGCGAAAGCCAAAAAGGAGGCAATGCAAGCGATTGAGCAACGCCTTGAGCGGGAAACGGATATGATGTATGAACTGGTGCAAAACCTTTTATTTATGTACATAGGGGATCAAGAACAGTTTATGGAGCGGGTGAACGAGGGCGTCCGCAAGCAACAAGCCGAATTGATGCAAGATGGGGTGCCGGCTGAATTTTTTCTCGTTGCTGAAACGGTTCGCCCATTCTACATAAGCCGGCGCTCACAGCTTTTGCTTCCGGAGACGCTCACCGAACATATGAAAAAGAAAAGAAATGGGATTTCCTATGCCGTTATAAATGGAAAAGATTATACACTTGTTTACCGGAATATACAGGAATTAAAAGGAATCTATGTTATTGCTGTGCCTACAAGTTCATACATGACGGCTGTGCGCCAAATGGCTGTTTTTATTTTGGCGGCAACATTGATCAGCGCATGTGCGGCCTCATTGGTCATCATCGCGTTTGTCCGAACGGTGATAGCACCTATCGTCAGCCTTCAGCGAGCGATGAAAAAGGTGGCGAATGGAGATTTGAGCAGCGACCTGTCCATCATTTCCCGCACCCGGGAAATTCAATCGTTGTCCGCCAGTTTCCAACAGATGGTTCGCAATATGCGGGAGATGATTTATCGCATATCGGTTACAACAGAACAGCTTTCGGATAAAGGCGAGCAATTAAAAACAGTATCTAAAAAGACAGTGGAGAGTAATCAGGAATTAATGGAAGCAGTCGGAATGGTGAAAAGCGGTGCTGCGGAAACGGCATCTTCTTCAGACGCAACGATTACCTTCTTTCAGCGAATGAAAGAGAATATGGTGCAAGTCACTGACCAGATGGAGATGATCCAAGAAAGCTCCCAACATATGAATACGGCTGCTTTGGAAGGGGGAAGACAAATTAAGCAACTGACGCAGTCCATTCAGGCACTCGAGCAGGAAATTGCCCAAATGGCCGGCGCCGTCAAAAAGGTTGAGAGCTACTCATCGTCCGTTGCCAACATCGTGCAAGTGATTCGCACGATCGCCGAGCAAACGAAATATCTTTCTTTGAACGCAACGATTGAAGCGGCGAGAGCAGGAGAAGCTGGAAAAGGGTTTGCTGTCGTGGCGAAAGAAATAAGGCGGTTAGCGGAGCAATCAGGAAAAGCGGTTGAGTCGATTGCGAAAACAACGGAAGAGATGGTCGATGTCATCATCGCGACAACGAAGCAAGGCATGCTCGTTTCCGAACGTTTTTCTACGTATATGCAGACAGCGTACCGCTCGAAATGTTCCTTCGAGGAATTGCTAAGGGAGATTGCAGTTGTGACAGAGAAGATCGAGGGTATGAAACGACATATGGGAGAGTTGGCAAATTCGGTTCCTCCGATGGAACAGGTAACCATTTCGTTCGTATCAACGGCCCAACAAACATTGGCAAGCGCTGAACAGATGCTTCATTCTTCCCACACACAAACAACAGATATGAAGGCGATGTATCGAATCGGGCTTGAGCTTATTGAGCTCGGCCAAACGTTGAGGCAAAGCGTGAAACAGTTTGAAACGGCCGGATAA
- the ispG gene encoding 4-hydroxy-3-methylbut-2-en-1-yl diphosphate synthase, giving the protein MGDIIHRSKTRPVRVGPLTIGGSNEVTIQSMTTTKTHDVEATVAQIRRLEEAGCQIVRVACPDERAAAAIPEIKKRINIPLVADIHFDYKLALKAIEGGVDKIRINPGNIGRREKVEAVVKAAKERGVPIRIGVNAGSLEKRILEKYGYPTADGMVESALYHIRILEELDFHDIIVSLKASDVRLAIEAYEKAARTFDYPLHVGITEAGTLFSGTIKSAVGLGAILSKGIGNTIRVSLSADPVEEVKVAREILKTFGLASNAATLISCPTCGRIEIDLISIANEIEDYIAKIQAPIKVAVLGCAVNGPGEAREADIGIAGARGEGLLFRHGKIVRKVPEEQMVEELKKEIDKLAEEYFAKQKEKEAALKSGAPE; this is encoded by the coding sequence GTGGGTGACATAATCCATCGTTCAAAAACGCGGCCCGTCCGCGTCGGTCCGCTGACGATCGGCGGCAGCAATGAAGTAACGATTCAAAGCATGACGACGACGAAAACGCACGATGTCGAGGCGACGGTGGCGCAAATCCGCCGGCTTGAGGAGGCGGGCTGTCAAATCGTCCGCGTCGCCTGCCCGGACGAACGGGCCGCCGCGGCGATACCGGAAATTAAAAAGCGAATCAACATCCCGCTTGTCGCCGACATCCACTTTGACTATAAATTGGCGCTGAAAGCGATCGAAGGCGGCGTCGATAAAATCCGCATCAATCCAGGCAACATCGGGCGCCGCGAAAAAGTCGAAGCGGTCGTGAAAGCGGCGAAAGAGCGCGGCGTGCCGATCCGCATCGGCGTCAACGCCGGATCGCTGGAAAAACGCATTTTAGAAAAATACGGATATCCAACAGCCGACGGCATGGTCGAGAGCGCCTTATACCATATCCGCATCTTGGAAGAACTCGATTTTCACGACATTATCGTTTCGTTGAAAGCGTCCGATGTGCGCCTCGCCATTGAAGCGTACGAAAAAGCGGCGCGCACGTTCGACTATCCGCTCCATGTTGGCATCACCGAGGCGGGAACGCTTTTTTCCGGCACGATCAAAAGCGCGGTTGGACTCGGCGCCATTTTAAGCAAAGGGATCGGCAACACGATCCGCGTTTCGCTAAGCGCCGACCCGGTTGAAGAAGTGAAAGTAGCGCGCGAAATTTTAAAAACGTTCGGGCTCGCCTCCAATGCGGCGACGCTCATTTCCTGCCCGACGTGCGGGCGGATTGAGATCGATTTGATCAGCATCGCCAACGAAATCGAAGACTATATCGCCAAAATTCAAGCGCCGATCAAAGTCGCTGTGCTCGGTTGCGCGGTCAACGGCCCGGGCGAAGCGCGCGAGGCGGATATCGGCATCGCCGGCGCCCGCGGCGAAGGCTTGTTGTTCCGCCACGGCAAAATTGTCCGCAAAGTACCGGAAGAACAAATGGTAGAAGAGCTGAAAAAAGAAATCGACAAGCTGGCGGAAGAATATTTTGCGAAACAAAAGGAAAAAGAAGCCGCCCTGAAAAGCGGCGCCCCGGAATAA
- a CDS encoding Uncharacterized conserved protein, translated as MKHRLGIDIDGTVTCPSTFIPYLNEAFGKPLTLGDITQYNLAPLYGTTEEEMDRWLAENEAGIYERAPLARYALEVIDSWKDKYELYYISARGRHLYELTERWFQRHGIHYHHIELIGSHDKIAAVRQYRLAAFFEDKYDNACEIAEACGIPVILFDTPYNQGPLPDNVIRVRHWLEAKREVELRLAP; from the coding sequence ATGAAACACCGGCTCGGGATCGACATTGACGGCACGGTTACGTGTCCGAGCACATTTATTCCGTATTTAAACGAGGCATTTGGCAAACCACTCACATTAGGCGACATTACACAATATAATTTGGCGCCGCTGTACGGGACAACGGAGGAAGAAATGGACCGGTGGCTTGCGGAAAATGAGGCGGGCATTTACGAACGTGCGCCGCTGGCTCGCTACGCGCTTGAGGTGATTGACAGCTGGAAAGACAAATACGAGCTGTATTACATCAGCGCCCGCGGCCGCCATTTGTACGAGCTCACCGAACGCTGGTTTCAACGGCACGGCATCCATTACCACCATATTGAGCTGATCGGGTCCCACGATAAAATCGCCGCCGTCCGCCAATACAGGCTGGCCGCCTTTTTTGAAGATAAATACGATAACGCTTGTGAGATCGCAGAAGCATGCGGCATCCCGGTCATTTTGTTTGACACGCCATACAACCAAGGCCCGCTTCCTGACAATGTCATCCGCGTCCGGCATTGGCTCGAGGCCAAGCGTGAAGTCGAGCTGCGCTTGGCGCCATAA
- the zur gene encoding Zinc-specific metallo-regulatory protein — protein sequence MNVGEALQLMKEKGFKYTEKRKQMLELFAGRDKYLTAKEVLEALRPAYPGLSVDTVYRNLSLFAALGILEMTELSGEKRFRFACDARRHHHHFICTECGKTKEIDICPMERLATQLDGYEIADHKFEIYGTCPQCQKHLPI from the coding sequence ATGAACGTCGGCGAAGCGTTGCAGTTAATGAAGGAAAAAGGGTTTAAATATACGGAAAAACGGAAACAAATGCTCGAGCTGTTTGCCGGCCGCGACAAATATTTGACGGCAAAAGAAGTGCTTGAGGCGCTTCGTCCCGCTTATCCGGGCTTAAGCGTTGACACGGTGTACCGCAATTTGTCGCTCTTTGCTGCGCTTGGCATTTTGGAGATGACCGAGTTGTCAGGAGAGAAACGGTTTCGGTTCGCCTGCGACGCCCGCCGCCATCACCATCATTTCATTTGCACCGAGTGCGGGAAAACAAAAGAAATCGATATATGTCCAATGGAAAGGCTGGCCACGCAGCTCGACGGCTACGAAATCGCCGACCATAAATTTGAAATTTACGGAACATGTCCGCAATGCCAAAAACATCTCCCGATATAA
- the znuB gene encoding High-affinity zinc uptake system membrane protein znuB, with amino-acid sequence MWEALWQYEFLRNAFWAGVLTGFAAPLLGVFIVVRRLSLIADALSHVTLAGIAAGLLLGKSVPAAAGWNPLYIGMGFSVIGSLFIEKLRAVYRHYEELAIPIILSAGIGLSVILISAANGFTTDLFSYLFGSVSAVSRSDVGTALGVAIVAAAVIFAFYKELFLLSFDEEYARVSGVRAKLIHFLFIVLVALVIAASMRIVGVLLVSSLMTLPVAASIRIAKSFKQAIAYSVFFGELSVIVGLLAAYELDWAPGGTIVMMAVAILLLVLGWKKWRRGRSR; translated from the coding sequence GTGTGGGAAGCCTTATGGCAGTACGAGTTTTTGCGCAACGCCTTCTGGGCCGGGGTATTGACCGGATTTGCCGCGCCGCTGCTTGGCGTGTTTATCGTTGTTCGGCGGCTCTCGCTCATCGCGGATGCGTTGAGCCATGTCACGCTTGCCGGCATTGCCGCCGGGCTGCTGCTCGGGAAGTCCGTGCCGGCGGCAGCCGGATGGAACCCGCTGTACATCGGCATGGGCTTTTCCGTCATCGGCTCGCTGTTTATCGAAAAGCTGCGTGCTGTGTACCGGCATTATGAGGAGCTTGCCATTCCGATCATTTTATCGGCCGGCATCGGCTTAAGTGTGATTTTGATTTCAGCGGCCAACGGATTTACAACTGATTTGTTTTCGTACTTGTTCGGCAGCGTGAGCGCTGTCAGCCGCTCTGATGTCGGAACGGCGCTCGGCGTCGCGATTGTTGCTGCCGCCGTCATTTTCGCTTTTTACAAGGAATTGTTTCTTCTCTCGTTTGATGAGGAATATGCCCGCGTTTCCGGCGTCCGCGCCAAGCTCATTCATTTTTTGTTTATCGTGCTTGTCGCTCTCGTCATCGCGGCGTCGATGCGCATCGTTGGCGTGCTGCTCGTTTCTTCGCTCATGACGCTGCCGGTGGCCGCGAGCATCCGCATCGCCAAAAGCTTTAAACAAGCCATCGCATATTCCGTTTTCTTCGGGGAGCTTTCCGTCATCGTCGGCTTGCTGGCGGCATACGAACTCGATTGGGCGCCGGGCGGAACGATTGTCATGATGGCCGTGGCCATTTTGCTTCTCGTATTAGGATGGAAAAAATGGAGAAGGGGGCGGTCGCGATGA
- the yusV_3 gene encoding Probable siderophore transport system ATP-binding protein YusV, giving the protein MESGLVLQIEDVSFRYENENVLEHVSLTVPKGAFLGLVGPNGSGKSTLLKCVLGLLKPNSGRIFLFGEPIESFREWHRIGFVSQKANSFNRSFPATVEEVAASGLTAKRGLFRLLTKEDRRAVTAALEAVGLSELAKRNIGELSGGQQQRVFIARALASQPDLLILDEPTVGVDARHVHEFYELLGDLNRRGLTLILVTHDIGTITERVTHIACLNRRLYFHGKAEEFEQLGDEAISQFYGHPLHVLSHEH; this is encoded by the coding sequence ATGGAGAGTGGGCTTGTTTTGCAAATTGAGGATGTGTCGTTCCGCTATGAAAACGAGAACGTGCTTGAGCATGTTAGTTTAACGGTGCCGAAAGGAGCATTTTTAGGATTGGTCGGCCCGAACGGCTCGGGAAAATCGACGCTGCTCAAATGTGTGCTCGGCTTGTTAAAACCGAACAGCGGCCGCATTTTTTTGTTCGGCGAGCCGATTGAATCGTTTCGCGAATGGCATCGAATCGGTTTCGTGTCGCAAAAAGCGAACAGCTTCAACCGCAGCTTTCCGGCGACGGTTGAGGAAGTGGCGGCGAGCGGATTGACGGCGAAACGCGGCTTGTTCCGCCTGTTGACGAAAGAAGACCGTCGGGCGGTCACGGCGGCGCTTGAGGCTGTTGGGCTGAGCGAGTTGGCGAAGCGCAATATCGGCGAGCTGTCCGGCGGCCAGCAGCAGCGGGTGTTTATCGCCCGGGCGTTGGCGAGCCAACCGGATTTGCTCATTTTAGACGAGCCGACGGTCGGCGTGGATGCCCGCCATGTGCACGAGTTTTATGAGCTGCTTGGCGATTTGAACCGCCGCGGTTTGACGCTTATCTTAGTGACGCACGACATCGGGACGATTACGGAGCGGGTCACCCATATCGCCTGTTTGAACAGACGCCTCTATTTCCATGGAAAAGCGGAGGAGTTTGAACAGCTTGGCGACGAAGCCATTTCGCAGTTTTACGGGCATCCGCTTCACGTTCTCTCCCACGAGCACTAG
- a CDS encoding Protein of uncharacterised function (DUF2624) gives MNFYQQLVKQKLKTITPEELAAYSRDYGLPITVSQAKKILHLARTNDLNVFDPQERKKWVRELAKITSPEIAKKANELFLQFVQKK, from the coding sequence ATGAATTTTTATCAACAGCTTGTCAAACAAAAGTTGAAAACGATCACCCCGGAGGAATTGGCGGCCTACAGCCGGGACTACGGCCTGCCGATTACCGTCAGCCAGGCGAAAAAAATTCTCCATCTGGCCCGGACGAATGATCTCAACGTTTTCGATCCGCAAGAACGGAAAAAATGGGTGCGCGAGCTGGCGAAAATCACCTCGCCGGAGATCGCCAAAAAAGCGAACGAACTGTTTTTGCAATTTGTGCAAAAAAAGTAA
- the nfo gene encoding Probable endonuclease 4 → MLKIGSHVSMSGKKMLLAASEEAVSYGANTFMIYTGAPQNTKRKSIEELNIEAGRKHMQAHGIEEIVVHAPYIINIGNTTNLDTFSLGVDFLRAEIERTEAIGASQLVLHPGAHVGAGAEAGLRQIIRGLNEVLTRGQTVQIALETMAGKGSECGRTFEELAYIIDGVAYNDKLSVCFDTCHTHDAGYDIVNDFDGVLDEFDRIIGLERLKVLHINDSKNPRGSRKDRHENIGFGHIGFAALNYIVHHPQLEDIPKILETPYVGEEKNNKKPPYKHEIAMLRAKTFDDRLLEKIAADEQ, encoded by the coding sequence ATGTTAAAAATCGGTTCACATGTTTCCATGAGCGGAAAGAAAATGCTGCTGGCCGCGAGTGAAGAGGCTGTCTCCTACGGGGCCAACACGTTTATGATTTACACCGGGGCGCCGCAAAACACAAAGCGCAAGTCGATTGAAGAGCTCAACATCGAAGCCGGGCGCAAGCATATGCAAGCGCACGGCATCGAAGAGATTGTCGTCCACGCCCCGTATATCATCAATATCGGCAATACGACCAATCTCGATACGTTTTCGCTGGGCGTCGACTTTTTGCGCGCTGAAATCGAGCGGACAGAAGCGATAGGGGCGAGCCAGCTTGTGCTGCACCCGGGTGCTCATGTCGGCGCCGGGGCGGAGGCGGGGCTCCGGCAAATCATCCGCGGGCTGAATGAAGTGTTGACGCGCGGGCAGACCGTGCAAATCGCGCTTGAGACGATGGCCGGCAAAGGATCGGAATGCGGGCGCACGTTCGAAGAGCTGGCGTACATCATTGATGGCGTCGCCTATAACGACAAGTTGTCCGTCTGTTTTGACACGTGCCATACGCATGACGCCGGCTATGACATTGTCAATGATTTTGACGGCGTGCTTGATGAATTTGACCGCATCATCGGTCTTGAGCGGTTGAAAGTACTGCACATTAACGACAGCAAAAACCCGCGCGGCAGCCGAAAAGACCGCCATGAAAACATCGGGTTCGGCCATATCGGATTTGCTGCGCTCAATTATATCGTCCATCATCCACAACTGGAGGATATTCCAAAAATTTTAGAAACGCCGTATGTCGGTGAGGAGAAAAACAACAAAAAACCACCGTACAAGCATGAAATTGCGATGCTGCGGGCAAAGACCTTTGATGATCGATTGCTTGAGAAAATTGCAGCTGACGAGCAATAA
- the cshB gene encoding DEAD-box ATP-dependent RNA helicase CshB → MTETQFARFSFQPFVIEAIKALRFYKPTEIQERIIPGALRGESMVGQSQTGTGKTHAYLLPIIEKIDPERAEVQAVITAPTRELATQIYHETLKITKFCPKDRMIIARCFIGGTDKQKALEKLTVQPHIVIGTPGRINDFIREQALDVHTARTLVVDEADLMLDMGFLVDVDQIAARMPKELQMLVFSATIPEKLKPFLKKYMENPTFVQVKPRQAANENIEHVLIPLRGREKARLLHDVLVSYNPYLAIVFVNTRKMADEVADLLAEQGLKVGVLHGDLTPRERKKVMNQIRDLEFQYVVATDLAARGIDIEGVSHVVNYELPDDLQFYIHRAGRTARAGYNGIAATIYEPSDQDAIARLEKMGISFVHRDLVRGEWKELPPWNRRSKRAGEKKDELAPVIAKLKKAKKVKPGYKKKLRAELEKKKKRLGRFKQL, encoded by the coding sequence ATGACGGAGACGCAGTTTGCCCGTTTTTCGTTTCAACCGTTTGTCATCGAAGCCATTAAGGCGCTTCGTTTTTATAAACCGACGGAAATTCAAGAACGCATCATTCCGGGGGCGTTGCGCGGCGAAAGCATGGTCGGCCAGTCGCAAACCGGGACAGGGAAAACGCATGCCTATTTGTTGCCGATCATCGAAAAGATCGATCCGGAGCGTGCGGAAGTGCAGGCTGTCATCACGGCGCCGACGCGCGAGCTGGCGACGCAAATTTATCATGAGACATTGAAGATTACAAAATTTTGCCCGAAAGACCGCATGATCATCGCCCGCTGTTTCATCGGCGGGACGGATAAGCAAAAAGCGCTCGAAAAATTGACGGTGCAGCCGCACATCGTCATCGGCACGCCGGGGCGCATCAACGATTTCATCCGCGAGCAGGCGCTTGATGTGCATACGGCGCGCACTCTTGTTGTTGATGAGGCCGATTTGATGCTGGATATGGGCTTTCTCGTCGATGTGGACCAAATCGCCGCCCGCATGCCGAAAGAGTTGCAAATGCTTGTGTTTTCGGCGACCATTCCGGAAAAGCTGAAGCCGTTTTTGAAAAAATATATGGAAAATCCAACATTCGTCCAGGTCAAGCCGAGACAGGCGGCAAACGAAAACATCGAGCATGTGCTCATTCCGCTGCGTGGGCGCGAGAAGGCTAGGCTGCTTCATGATGTGCTTGTCAGCTACAACCCGTATTTGGCCATCGTGTTCGTCAACACGAGAAAGATGGCGGATGAAGTCGCCGACCTTCTTGCGGAACAAGGGCTGAAAGTCGGCGTGCTGCACGGCGATTTGACGCCGCGCGAACGAAAAAAAGTGATGAACCAAATCCGCGATCTCGAGTTTCAATACGTGGTCGCCACCGATTTGGCGGCGCGCGGCATCGACATCGAAGGAGTCAGCCATGTTGTCAACTACGAACTGCCGGATGATTTGCAGTTTTACATCCACCGCGCTGGAAGGACGGCGCGCGCCGGCTACAACGGCATTGCGGCGACGATTTACGAGCCGTCCGACCAGGATGCGATCGCCCGCCTGGAGAAAATGGGCATTTCGTTCGTCCACCGCGATCTTGTGCGCGGCGAATGGAAAGAGCTCCCGCCATGGAACCGGCGGAGCAAGCGGGCCGGCGAAAAGAAAGACGAACTCGCGCCGGTGATCGCCAAGCTGAAAAAGGCGAAGAAAGTGAAGCCGGGCTATAAGAAAAAGCTGCGCGCCGAGCTCGAAAAGAAGAAAAAGCGGCTTGGCCGTTTCAAACAATTGTAG
- the ispH gene encoding 4-hydroxy-3-methylbut-2-enyl diphosphate reductase: MEVIKITPRGYCYGVVDAMVIARNAALDPSLPRPIYILGMIVHNKHVTDAFAEEGIITLDGENRLEILEKIDRGTVIFTAHGVSPEVKKRALEKGLVTIDATCPDVTKTHRLIEQKLADGYDIIYIGKKGHPEPEGAVGINPERIHLVETVDDVERLALENKRLMVTNQTTMSQWDVADIMAKVKEKYPHVEMHKEICLATQLRQEAVAEQAKDADVTIVVGDPRSNNSNRLAQVSEEIAGTKAYRVADVTEIDINWIKNAKKVAVTAGASTPTPITKEVIDFLEQFDPNDPATWQRERKVPLHKILPKVKAKKDE; the protein is encoded by the coding sequence ATGGAAGTCATTAAAATCACCCCGCGCGGATATTGCTACGGGGTTGTCGATGCGATGGTGATCGCCCGCAATGCGGCTTTGGATCCGTCATTGCCACGGCCCATTTATATTCTTGGAATGATCGTCCATAACAAACACGTCACCGATGCGTTTGCCGAAGAAGGCATTATTACACTCGATGGAGAAAACCGGCTTGAGATTTTGGAAAAAATCGACCGCGGCACGGTCATTTTCACCGCCCACGGCGTATCGCCGGAAGTGAAAAAGCGGGCGCTCGAAAAAGGGCTGGTCACGATCGATGCAACGTGCCCGGATGTGACGAAAACACACCGCTTGATCGAACAAAAGCTCGCGGATGGCTATGACATCATTTACATCGGCAAAAAAGGGCACCCGGAGCCGGAAGGAGCGGTCGGCATCAATCCGGAGCGCATTCACCTTGTGGAAACGGTCGACGATGTCGAACGGCTCGCGTTGGAAAACAAGCGCCTTATGGTGACGAACCAAACGACAATGAGCCAGTGGGACGTCGCCGATATTATGGCGAAAGTGAAGGAAAAGTACCCGCACGTGGAAATGCATAAAGAAATTTGCCTCGCGACCCAGCTCCGGCAAGAAGCGGTCGCCGAACAGGCAAAGGACGCCGACGTGACGATCGTTGTCGGCGACCCGCGCAGCAACAACTCCAATCGCCTCGCCCAAGTGTCGGAAGAAATTGCCGGCACGAAAGCGTACCGCGTCGCGGATGTCACGGAAATCGACATCAATTGGATAAAAAATGCCAAAAAAGTCGCCGTCACCGCCGGCGCTTCGACCCCAACGCCGATCACCAAGGAAGTGATCGACTTCCTCGAGCAATTTGACCCGAACGACCCGGCGACATGGCAGCGGGAGCGGAAAGTGCCGCTGCACAAAATTTTGCCAAAAGTAAAAGCAAAGAAAGACGAGTAA